A DNA window from Drosophila virilis strain 15010-1051.87 chromosome 4, Dvir_AGI_RSII-ME, whole genome shotgun sequence contains the following coding sequences:
- the Vajk1 gene encoding uncharacterized protein Vajk1 isoform X1, with protein sequence MKLMRTATTLALVLLLATSYAQAGEEKNEAAEKTAAEPTESKAEETAADDDTAKPKRGLHHYEDYHHHHVPHFPVHEEKTLTVIKKVPVPVPIEKIVHVPVEKHVHVPVKVKVPKPYPVVKHVPYEVKEIVKVPYEVPAPYPVEKKIPYAVHVPYDRPVPVKVHVPAPYPVEKKVHVPVKVHVPAPYPVEKIVHYNVEKKVHVDKPYPVEKIVHYPVKVPVDKPVPYHVDKPVPHYVDKPVPVPVIKKVPVPVHVPYDRPVPVHVEKPVPYEVKVHVPQPYPVIKEVPYKVEKHVPYPVKIPVEKPVHVHIEKHVPEVHEKHITYKEPEFVHKHIEEDHHYHHQEQHHEPIHHHSSYSAPIEEHHEHEHEVEHDFNDYHDYHSYHGY encoded by the exons ATGAAGTTGATG CGTACAGCGACAACGCTCGctctggtgctgctgctggccaccaGCTATGCCCAGGCTGGCGAGGAGAAGAACGAGGCTGCTGAGAAGACAGCAGCTGAGCCAACGGAGTCAAAGGCCGAGGAGACGGCCGCTGATGATGATACCGCAAAACCGAAGCGTGGTCTGCACCACTACGAggattatcatcatcatcatgtgCCACATTTCCCAGTGCATGAGGAGAAAACACTGACGGTCATCAAGAaggtgccagtgccagtgccaatCGAAAAGATTGTCCATGTACCCGTGGAAAAACATGTGCATGTGCCCGTGAAAGTCAAGGTGCCTAAGCCATATCCCGTGGTCAAGCATGTGCCCTATGAGGTTAAGGAGATTGTCAAGGTGCCCTATGAAGTGCCAGCGCCATATCCCGTCGAAAAGAAGATACCATATGCCGTACATGTGCCCTATGATCGCCCCGTGCCCGTCAAG GTACATGTGCCCGCACCCTATCCGGTTGAAAAGAAGGTCCATGTGCCAGTCAAAGTACATGTGCCAGCACCCTATCCAGTCGAGAAAATCGTGCACTACAATGTAGAGAAGAAGGTGCATGTCGACAAGCCCTATCCGGTCGAAAAGATTGTCCACTACCCAGTCAAGGTGCCCGTCGATAAGCCAGTGCCCTACCATGTGGACAAGCCAGTGCCCCACTATGTGGACAAACCTGTGCCAGTGCCCGTCATCAAAAAAGTCCCTGTGCCCGTGCATGTGCCCTATGATCGTCCCGTGCCCGTGCATGTCGAGAAACCAGTGCCCTATGAGGTGAAAGTACATGTGCCACAGCCCTACCCAGTGATCAAGGAAGTGCCCTATAAGGTTGAGAAACACGTTCCGTACCCCGTCAAGATTCCGGTGGAGAAGCCCGTGCATGTGCACATTGAGAAGCATGTGCCCGAGGTTCATGAGAAGCACATTACCTACAAGGAGCCAGAGTTTGTGCACAAGCACATTGAGGAGGACCACCATTATCATCATCAGGAACAACATCATGAacccatccatcatcattcatcgTATTCGGCACCTATTGAGGAGCATCATGAGCATGAGCATGAGGTGGAGCATGATTTTAATGACTATCATGATTATCATTCATATCACGGTTACTAA
- the Vajk1 gene encoding mantle protein isoform X2, with amino-acid sequence MKLMRTATTLALVLLLATSYAQAGEEKNEAAEKTAAEPTESKAEETAADDDTAKPKRGLHHYEDYHHHHVPHFPVHEEKTLTVIKKVPVPVPIEKIVHVPVEKHVHVPVKVKVPKPYPVVKHVPYEVKEIVKVPYEVPAPYPVEKKIPYAVHVPYDRPVPVKVHVPAPYPVEKKVHVPVKVHVPAPYPVEKIVHYNVEKKVHVDKPYPVEKIVHYPVKVPVDKPVPYHVDKPVPHYVDKPVPVPVIKKVPVPVHVPYDRPVPVHVEKPVPYEVKVHVPQPYPVIKEVPYKVEKHVPYPVKIPVEKPVHVHIEKHVPEVHEKHITYKEPEFVHKHIEEDHHYHHQEQHHEPIHHHSSYSAPIEEHHEHEHEH; translated from the exons ATGAAGTTGATG CGTACAGCGACAACGCTCGctctggtgctgctgctggccaccaGCTATGCCCAGGCTGGCGAGGAGAAGAACGAGGCTGCTGAGAAGACAGCAGCTGAGCCAACGGAGTCAAAGGCCGAGGAGACGGCCGCTGATGATGATACCGCAAAACCGAAGCGTGGTCTGCACCACTACGAggattatcatcatcatcatgtgCCACATTTCCCAGTGCATGAGGAGAAAACACTGACGGTCATCAAGAaggtgccagtgccagtgccaatCGAAAAGATTGTCCATGTACCCGTGGAAAAACATGTGCATGTGCCCGTGAAAGTCAAGGTGCCTAAGCCATATCCCGTGGTCAAGCATGTGCCCTATGAGGTTAAGGAGATTGTCAAGGTGCCCTATGAAGTGCCAGCGCCATATCCCGTCGAAAAGAAGATACCATATGCCGTACATGTGCCCTATGATCGCCCCGTGCCCGTCAAG GTACATGTGCCCGCACCCTATCCGGTTGAAAAGAAGGTCCATGTGCCAGTCAAAGTACATGTGCCAGCACCCTATCCAGTCGAGAAAATCGTGCACTACAATGTAGAGAAGAAGGTGCATGTCGACAAGCCCTATCCGGTCGAAAAGATTGTCCACTACCCAGTCAAGGTGCCCGTCGATAAGCCAGTGCCCTACCATGTGGACAAGCCAGTGCCCCACTATGTGGACAAACCTGTGCCAGTGCCCGTCATCAAAAAAGTCCCTGTGCCCGTGCATGTGCCCTATGATCGTCCCGTGCCCGTGCATGTCGAGAAACCAGTGCCCTATGAGGTGAAAGTACATGTGCCACAGCCCTACCCAGTGATCAAGGAAGTGCCCTATAAGGTTGAGAAACACGTTCCGTACCCCGTCAAGATTCCGGTGGAGAAGCCCGTGCATGTGCACATTGAGAAGCATGTGCCCGAGGTTCATGAGAAGCACATTACCTACAAGGAGCCAGAGTTTGTGCACAAGCACATTGAGGAGGACCACCATTATCATCATCAGGAACAACATCATGAacccatccatcatcattcatcgTATTCGGCACCTATTGAGGAGCATCATGAGCATGAGCATGAG CATTGA